A region of the Lycium barbarum isolate Lr01 chromosome 1, ASM1917538v2, whole genome shotgun sequence genome:
TGAGAGCTAAGTTCGTTTAAACAGAGTGGCGATAAGGCTAAAATGATGGTGTTTGAAGTCTGTTGATTATTTCCTTTGTGTGGTCTGACCCTGATGGAAAAAGGGAGTATGCTCTCTTTCTCTTTTGAAATATAATGTAGTTAAAAACAAAGACCTTTTTATGATCATAATTTTCagtaatgaagttgttaaggaaacACTAGCTTGTCGCAGTTTGTTATATGTTCAGAGTGGGCCTGTTCCCAGTATATCACATTTGAACTTGATGACTAAGGTTTACTTTTATAATTTGGACATAGTCTTCATGAGTTCAACTAGCTTGCTATTGTTTGATAAGTGTTTATGAGAGGTCTGGCCCTAGTACTTACAACTAATTTTGGGCACAAGAGTCTTAAAGGTTGGAATTTAGTTTCATGAATTTATTAAAAGAAGTTATGATAGAGTTGGATGGTTGTAAATCTTCCTAGGACCTCTAGTGTATCACTGGATGATTAGGGTAAGGCCATAGGATGGGCGAAAGGGTTTTGGGAGAGgaaaaggtgagcctgggcatgaactggaggtagtgaccagtgaGGCCCAGGATCCTTTTTTGCTAAAAAGAGACTCAGGAAAAAGAGAtagggaggtgatgaccccaccctatcctATTTCCCTTTCAGGGGCCTGAAACTTTTTCTTTCATCTCCTTGACCTTCTCCTCATGATCTTAGGACTCATAAAGGTCTCAGGTAGAGAAGaacaatgttatatcccgtattttgcgtattcggaaaaatttaaaataattgtgactagtaagaggtaaggccatatttgatctaatttaatatatatgttgttcatgaaaaatattgatgcggagatatcgaggaaggctaagggcaaagttgaaattttgaaaatatagttccatgaattacaagaaaTGAACatgaagtaattgggcttggaaaaataaaaaaaaaataaaaaaggcccaaaggtggccggccatggagtatggcccaaacccatggagAATTAAATCCATGTGATAAAAAGAGGTGGCCACCATATTATTCATCATactttcaagaactttcaagagaaaaagaaacttgagaaaaagaagaaaaaagaagaagcaaattCGGCCATAGGTGTGGAGCAAGAACCTTGGaggaaaaattgttcaaaaattattttcttatcaattgaaaggtccctagcaaggtgaagaggtcattgaagcaagaaaaacatttattcttgcaatctacaattctagccaagtgaagaagctaggaagaaaaggtaagaattaatcccctttctatatgttatgaagggttgtttatgttgtagtatgtagaaatggagagaattcatgaaaatatggaagtttgcatggtatagccgtgtgtatgcatgtgtTGTGTAGGCAAGATTAATTGATTTCTACATAGCATTCTAGTGGTCGTTGTTGCGGATTCTAAATTGAaaatggaagtttgatgatttCGGTTGAAGATGTGAATGTTGGAGATGGGCCGTGTGAGTTATGGTATGGTATGGAAAGAATGaacaatttttcttaagtattttgattattgttgcaatggcatctatgatggaaatgaaagtttaatgattttaattgaagttgtaagtgttagagaattgttttagaagctaatgtgattttaatgtcactttttgtatttatggaagatactATTGTTAGTGTGTAATTGTTGgggtagtttatgaatttgaatgaaggaaatgtgttgttatggtttttgTTACATTtagaaggtttcggatgaagaagagtgttggttgaattgtttaaatgttgtacggattgtttgtAATATTCTTGGATGTTGTGTGTGAATGGTTGCGGgctagtatttgaatatgtaaacaattatgaattgaacataaatggaaAATCGTCAAAGTTGTAGAGAGAAGTTATGAGCATTGGAATGTGTTTGGAATTGATTGTAGacattgttggcattgttgttgctaagttggccgagttaaattctcggatttgttgttgtatgtttagccgagttgaattctcggggatgttgtatttgcagaggagatgctgccgaaatttctgtaggcaagtGTTAACTTAAGATTGGATTCCTAAATGCCtatagttaatgtttggtatttgtgaccaattgtagattttgtgaagcgcggaacttgagtttggattagcttaaggagcgaataaggtatgtaaagctttacctttccttcttttggcatgtcctagacataataggctatgatacgagcctcgggggaaactctattcctagaaatccgatcctaattttgacccttattcattcaatgtaattgaattaggtactttatgctttgatagaaaaatagtttaaacatccgTAACTCTCACAAACAGAACCGGATTGCCCTAAAACTTTTGtggatgactccataaagtctaatgttcgtaatttatgtacaccacctcgacttgacccgaggtgggcccacaatttctgAGACATTTTTGTATTATTCTATTGACTTATTTCCGTATGGTaatcaaaggaaacttttggctattgtaccggctactaaacgatagttgttttaactattccattgagtcccgtgatgaattttgatatgtacaaacgatctcagaaGTTTTGTTTTAACATAATccatcgtaacatccgaaaggtacgtactgtgactatcgtctgattctttttctaaatgacctatcatTCGGATTACTTTGTCGAGTCTTTTTTAAatgtattccactgcattgttcgccgtgcctcgatgtgagggggcaggtatgacatgtacgtgggttctggagtatgctgtgccatgtacatatattctgatatttgatgatatgatatgatatgatgtgatatggccatctaatatgttatgatatgttacggagctattccctactctggggtatgctgtgttgtggcgccagtgacggggtggcgaccacgttctgttcaccgagtcccctaatggggccggatatggcatatgtttgacatgcattatctatgttttGTAAGTAAGCATCCTTGATATTCTGGTCATTgcattcattttctgtacttcctgttccggttatgattctgtttattatacttcctgctttacatactcagtacatattccatactgaccccctttcttcggggggggggggggctgcgtttcatgccgcgcaggtacagagaccagctttggagatccgcccgcttaggacggCTACCCTGcggtcttggagtgctcctttgtccggagcccacgtttggtatagacttttctgttatatatgtacatgtttattcaggggtacgacggggccctgtcccgtcttataaTCCTGtattgttcgtagaggtctgtagacatacatgtgggttgtgtatatgttttgggttgatactctgtgatagccttatcggcttccacacgctatatctgtttatctgCGATAGTTAATAACGTCGTTCGACTTCTACATCTGTATACTTtgtttatatgctggtttgggttattgggtacgtacgggtgtccagctcggacactagtcgcggcctacggggttgggtcgtgacaaaagtggtatcagagcgcttcgtcctcggagtgtctatagaccgtgtctagtagagtcctgtttatcggtgtgttgtgcagtacatctataaacaggaggctacaggacatttaggatgttacctttctttggatcttagattgtgcgatagagctgtaataTTAGGATGGTTTCCTTCCGACAAATTGctgtgtctacagcgaggctccaaaatagcgatagcgtcagtattttgggaaattgtttctgatcctcttcctgcaggtgattgtaggttgacaaaagatgaagaggGCAGCTTCAACTAGTGgtggtgctaagaaggcccctagagtatctccagagccgagtaagaggagcctcagctattcgattgaaactgatccgtcggaggacccagcaacaattccttcggagtttctgacccccagagcagaggatcccacggagggcagctatgatacagatccctcggaggatccggcgacgattcctccagagtttcttacctctagggaggaggatagtcataATACAGATCTAtcagagcattcttctgggacaccggaggaagagatttccggggacatgccagctgctcctgtggtaGAGCATTATGTTAGaaaggcctccccggtgagtgttacggactactccagtcccttatcctggtcgtcagtaaaccaggaattgcctggtcATCTATATTCCTTCGATTCAGATGTGGGTAATGGCGAgagtcagacgagcggatggcaAAGAGATGTCGAGGAGGAACACatttcacatggcagctccccagatcagacccgagaccAATCAGCTACAGGTACATGAGTTTCTTGgcattttctatgtatgtgtaacttctgtagagtacTATTTAATGACGGCaaacagaaatttaaaaagggccagAGACCCAGTAGTTATGAGTAATGGCGACTgggatgtctccgccaccagtgtgaatctagaaaaccTCGGATAAAAGATAATCCTGTGTACAGATGAGAGTGAATGttgaggattcagaagggcaatatggtaattgtatgaccAGGAAAGTAAAaagatcctctctagat
Encoded here:
- the LOC132598520 gene encoding uncharacterized protein LOC132598520; amino-acid sequence: MKRAASTSGGAKKAPRVSPEPSKRSLSYSIETDPSEDPATIPSEFLTPRAEDPTEGSYDTDPSEDPATIPPEFLTSREEDSHNTDLSEHSSGTPEEEISGDMPAAPVVEHYVRKASPVSVTDYSSPLSWSSVNQELPGHLYSFDSDVGNGESQTSGWQRDVEEEHISHGSSPDQTRDQSATGTDTSFGDLPA